In Anguilla rostrata isolate EN2019 chromosome 1, ASM1855537v3, whole genome shotgun sequence, a genomic segment contains:
- the LOC135254286 gene encoding uncharacterized protein LOC135254286 isoform X1, producing the protein MGTALCERCAQLVEDLSAYVRRLSREIVEKIKECIQAIAQCCCMRRKGKGTIPRTSYKPLVQEHERLAAQELVQHLGSGSESVLLGNDCLQALNTLAVSENNELQQSAAVYLLHLSEHLPTALPSEFLEPYPALLRSCDVEVQRTTSLSLVNLLVDHNELIVEMGTMEPILDLLESGDLTVQCNSCACVAMLATSDANREAIMSGDGVLRILVLAKSYDPRIQRNAVGALLNLTRSERVVGALCQEGVLPVLALLLQSADVEVQTSVNFQFYSCSALRNVAAVQEHHSSMLGIGDRFLLKSLLSLLSSPVEKNSCQACLCLRNLSENVQTQEELMALGCVPPLTTMLRSPAVGKSESAITLLSALSQHPPNRDGLVEEGLVQAVDELLLLHSSRTTVLSLGAVTVANLSTTPTGQQAVMDSHCVSRLLTALDPTSATEGARICIASCLHHLTCLELLKPHIAEKMTAEHISHLVRYASQEEIPELSFHAACIIGELGMNVAPLLRPRCDAVLGYLLQFLKSPEVRFQQLAIATLSTLKNDECFAAAVSGSTVQEQLCRVRAQTEKTSKLLSMVSPTSPSTDQPPSAQSLD; encoded by the exons ATGGGAACAGCACTGTGTGAACGATGCGCTCAGTTGGTAGAAGACTTAAGTGCATATGTGCGAAGACTGTCCAGAGAAATAGTTGAAAAGATCAAAGAGTGTATCCAAGCCATTGCCCAGTGTTGTTGCATgaggagaaagggaaaaggTACAATTCCGAGGACGTCTTATAAGCCCTTGGTTCAGGAGCATGAAAGGCTGGCGGCCCAGGAACTGGTGCAGCACTTGGGCTCAG GTAGTGAATCTGTACTGCTTGGGAATGATTGTCTTCAAGCACTGAACACGTTGGCAGTGTCTGAGAATAATGAGCTACAACAGTCTGCTGCAGTTTACCTCCTACACCTCAGTGAACATT TGCCAACTGCTTTGCCCTCTGAGTTCTTGGAGCCATACCCAGCCCTGCTGCGCTCATGTGATGTGGAAGTGCAGAGGACAACATCTCTGTCTTTGGTCAACTTGCTGGTGGACCACAATG AACTGATAGTAGAGATGGGGACGATGGAGCCAATTCTTGACTTGCTGGAGTCTGGAGATTTGACTGTCCAGTGCAACTCCTGCGCATGTGTGGCTATGCTGGCAACCTCAG ATGCCAACAGGGAAGCCATCATGTCAGGCGATGGGGTGCTGCGGATCCTGGTTCTGGCCAAGTCCTATGACCCCAGAATCCAACGGAATGCTGTCGGAGCCCTTCTGAACCTCACCAGGTCTG AGAGAGTGGTGGGAGCTTTGTGTCAAGAGGGAGTTCTTCCTGTCCTTGCACTTTTACTGCAGTCAGCAGACGTGGAGgtccag ACCTCTGTCAACTTTCAGTTCTACAGCTGCTCCGCCCTGAGAAACGTGGCTGCTGTGCAGGAGCATCACtcgagcatgctgggaattgGGGACCGCTTTCTCTTGAagtctctgctctccctcctgtcctctccagtGGAGAAG AATTCCTGCCAggcctgtctgtgtctcaggAACCTTTCTGAGAATG TTCAAACACAGGAGGAACTGATGGCTCTAGGCTGTGTCCCCCCACTGACCACCATGCTGCGCTCTCCTGCTGTGGGGAAATCTGAGTCAGCCATCACCCTGCTCTCAGCACTGTCACAGCACCCCCCAAACAGG GACGGGCTGGTGGAGGAGGGCCTTGTGCAGGCTGTAGATGAGCTGCTCCTCCTTCACAGTTCCAGAACAACCGTCCTCAGCCTTGGGGCTGTTACCGTAGCCAACCTGAGCACCACTCCCACTGGTCAACAG GCTGTGATGGACAGCCACTGTGTGTCCAGGCTGTTGACGGCTCTGGACCCTACAAGCGCCACAGAAGGAGCCCGGATTTGCATAGCATCCTGTCTACACCACCTGACCTGTCTGG AGTTGCTAAAGCCACACATTGCAGAAAAAATGACCGCCGAACATATCTCACATTTGGTGAGGTATGCCAGCCAGGAGGAAATTCCAGAGCTGTCCTTCCATGCTGCCTGCATCATCGGCGAACTGGGAATGAATG TCGCTCCCCTGCTGAGGCCCCGCTGTGACGCTGTCCTGGGATATCTGCTGCAGTTCCTCAAGAGCCCGGAAGTGAGGTTCCAGCAGCTCGCCATTGCCACTCTGAGCACTCTGAAGAATG ATGAGTGTTTTGCGGCTGCTGTGTCTGGGAGCACAGTGCAGGAACAGCTGTGCCGGGTGCGGGCACAGACGGAGAAGACAAGCAAGCTGCTCAGTATGGTCTCACCCACTTCCCCCAGCACAGACCAACCCCCTTCAGCCCAGAGCCTGGACTAA
- the LOC135254286 gene encoding uncharacterized protein LOC135254286 isoform X2: MGTALCERCAQLVEDLSAYVRRLSREIVEKIKECIQAIAQCCCMRRKGKGTIPRTSYKPLVQEHERLAAQELVQHLGSGSESVLLGNDCLQALNTLAVSENNELQQSAAVYLLHLSEHLPTALPSEFLEPYPALLRSCDVEVQRTTSLSLVNLLVDHNVNKELIVEMGTMEPILDLLESGDLTVQCNSCACVAMLATSDANREAIMSGDGVLRILVLAKSYDPRIQRNAVGALLNLTRSERVVGALCQEGVLPVLALLLQSADVEVQFYSCSALRNVAAVQEHHSSMLGIGDRFLLKSLLSLLSSPVEKNSCQACLCLRNLSENVQTQEELMALGCVPPLTTMLRSPAVGKSESAITLLSALSQHPPNRDGLVEEGLVQAVDELLLLHSSRTTVLSLGAVTVANLSTTPTGQQAVMDSHCVSRLLTALDPTSATEGARICIASCLHHLTCLELLKPHIAEKMTAEHISHLVRYASQEEIPELSFHAACIIGELGMNVAPLLRPRCDAVLGYLLQFLKSPEVRFQQLAIATLSTLKNDECFAAAVSGSTVQEQLCRVRAQTEKTSKLLSMVSPTSPSTDQPPSAQSLD; encoded by the exons ATGGGAACAGCACTGTGTGAACGATGCGCTCAGTTGGTAGAAGACTTAAGTGCATATGTGCGAAGACTGTCCAGAGAAATAGTTGAAAAGATCAAAGAGTGTATCCAAGCCATTGCCCAGTGTTGTTGCATgaggagaaagggaaaaggTACAATTCCGAGGACGTCTTATAAGCCCTTGGTTCAGGAGCATGAAAGGCTGGCGGCCCAGGAACTGGTGCAGCACTTGGGCTCAG GTAGTGAATCTGTACTGCTTGGGAATGATTGTCTTCAAGCACTGAACACGTTGGCAGTGTCTGAGAATAATGAGCTACAACAGTCTGCTGCAGTTTACCTCCTACACCTCAGTGAACATT TGCCAACTGCTTTGCCCTCTGAGTTCTTGGAGCCATACCCAGCCCTGCTGCGCTCATGTGATGTGGAAGTGCAGAGGACAACATCTCTGTCTTTGGTCAACTTGCTGGTGGACCACAATG TTAACAAAGAACTGATAGTAGAGATGGGGACGATGGAGCCAATTCTTGACTTGCTGGAGTCTGGAGATTTGACTGTCCAGTGCAACTCCTGCGCATGTGTGGCTATGCTGGCAACCTCAG ATGCCAACAGGGAAGCCATCATGTCAGGCGATGGGGTGCTGCGGATCCTGGTTCTGGCCAAGTCCTATGACCCCAGAATCCAACGGAATGCTGTCGGAGCCCTTCTGAACCTCACCAGGTCTG AGAGAGTGGTGGGAGCTTTGTGTCAAGAGGGAGTTCTTCCTGTCCTTGCACTTTTACTGCAGTCAGCAGACGTGGAGgtccag TTCTACAGCTGCTCCGCCCTGAGAAACGTGGCTGCTGTGCAGGAGCATCACtcgagcatgctgggaattgGGGACCGCTTTCTCTTGAagtctctgctctccctcctgtcctctccagtGGAGAAG AATTCCTGCCAggcctgtctgtgtctcaggAACCTTTCTGAGAATG TTCAAACACAGGAGGAACTGATGGCTCTAGGCTGTGTCCCCCCACTGACCACCATGCTGCGCTCTCCTGCTGTGGGGAAATCTGAGTCAGCCATCACCCTGCTCTCAGCACTGTCACAGCACCCCCCAAACAGG GACGGGCTGGTGGAGGAGGGCCTTGTGCAGGCTGTAGATGAGCTGCTCCTCCTTCACAGTTCCAGAACAACCGTCCTCAGCCTTGGGGCTGTTACCGTAGCCAACCTGAGCACCACTCCCACTGGTCAACAG GCTGTGATGGACAGCCACTGTGTGTCCAGGCTGTTGACGGCTCTGGACCCTACAAGCGCCACAGAAGGAGCCCGGATTTGCATAGCATCCTGTCTACACCACCTGACCTGTCTGG AGTTGCTAAAGCCACACATTGCAGAAAAAATGACCGCCGAACATATCTCACATTTGGTGAGGTATGCCAGCCAGGAGGAAATTCCAGAGCTGTCCTTCCATGCTGCCTGCATCATCGGCGAACTGGGAATGAATG TCGCTCCCCTGCTGAGGCCCCGCTGTGACGCTGTCCTGGGATATCTGCTGCAGTTCCTCAAGAGCCCGGAAGTGAGGTTCCAGCAGCTCGCCATTGCCACTCTGAGCACTCTGAAGAATG ATGAGTGTTTTGCGGCTGCTGTGTCTGGGAGCACAGTGCAGGAACAGCTGTGCCGGGTGCGGGCACAGACGGAGAAGACAAGCAAGCTGCTCAGTATGGTCTCACCCACTTCCCCCAGCACAGACCAACCCCCTTCAGCCCAGAGCCTGGACTAA